Below is a window of Thermodesulfobacteriota bacterium DNA.
AGCGGGATCATTCTTTCCGCTTGTAACAGACCCTGATCTTGAGAGGGATTTGGGTACAAGACACAGAGCTGCAATCGGGCTGTCTGCCGAAACTGACGCGGTTGTGGTTGCAGTGTCGGAGGAGACAGGGAAAATGTCGCTTGCTATTGGAGGAGAGATTTCCAGGGGACTCGACGCGACCTCACTGCACAACGGGCTCTTAGATGCACTTGGAATAAAACGAAGCGTTAAAGTATCAAAGAAACAAAACCCTGCCCCCCAGGAGAGTGAGCAGGCTTAAACTTAGGAAACAATAATGGTTGACTGGCTAAAAAAACCGTTTCAGCACGGAGCTGATGAGGGAAAAAAGAAAACCCCGTTTTTTAATTTTAATAACATCGGGAAAAAAGTTCTTGCTCTTGTTATTGCCATATCACTTTGGCTGGTTGCAAATCTTCAGCACGATGTCGAAAAAAATATTGCCATAGATGTAAACTACGCCAATATTCCTCCCGGCCTAGTAGTGGTCAATAACCCGCCTCAGAAACTAAACTTAAGAGTAAGAGGCCCCAGGAGCCAGCTATCATCAGTTAGTGCTCAGAATATGCTATTCACTGTTGACCTATCAAACATAACAGACGGCATGTCGATGTTTGAAATAGGAACGGATCAGATCACTCCGCCAAGAGACGTGCAAGTAACCGGTATCAGTCCTGCTGAGATAAGAATAGAAACGGATCAGCTTGACGATAAGAAAGTTCAGGTAGAACCAAGCATAGGTCCGCCAGATGAGGGCTATGAGATAGTTGGCAAGCCGGAAGTCAGCCCTAAAACCGCAAGCATTGAAGGGCCACAGAATCTACTTTCTAAAATTAACAGCATAACAACAGATCCTGTTTCACTTGAAGGCGAGAAATCTAAATTCACCATCGAGGCTCCGCTTAGATCGCCCTACTCTATTGTAAATATTCTTGGTGATAATACGGTTAAAGTTACAATTGATCTTAAAGAAAGAACACTAGAGAAAGAATTTAATGACTTAAACATAAGTTATATAAACTTTGACGGGTTTGATTTTGAAACTAATGGAAACACTTCTACTGAGCTCACATTTGAAGGCCCATTTAGCATCATTAACAATCTAAGCAGCAATGACATAGAGCTATATGTTGATGGAAGCGACATATCAAATGCAACTACAGCTAAGAGCTTTAAA
It encodes the following:
- a CDS encoding CdaR family protein, giving the protein MVDWLKKPFQHGADEGKKKTPFFNFNNIGKKVLALVIAISLWLVANLQHDVEKNIAIDVNYANIPPGLVVVNNPPQKLNLRVRGPRSQLSSVSAQNMLFTVDLSNITDGMSMFEIGTDQITPPRDVQVTGISPAEIRIETDQLDDKKVQVEPSIGPPDEGYEIVGKPEVSPKTASIEGPQNLLSKINSITTDPVSLEGEKSKFTIEAPLRSPYSIVNILGDNTVKVTIDLKERTLEKEFNDLNISYINFDGFDFETNGNTSTELTFEGPFSIINNLSSNDIELYVDGSDISNATTAKSFKLKVGVNYPNKDVLKLTKQNPKTIEIKLN